Proteins co-encoded in one Acidobacteriota bacterium genomic window:
- a CDS encoding thioredoxin family protein, giving the protein MREYIEKAMTFAEYEILIDGLLAEGKTTGTNQSEAMVNYGRLNRQRMHRLEKTVFLDEGVREAVRKVTRPMIWLIITEGWCGDAAQNIPAIEKIAAENDKIRTLYILRDENLDLMDSFLTNGARSIPKLAMLDADTLEVLGSWGARPAPAQTLFEEMKANRTEKAVILEEMQRWYNFDKTRSLQHEFAKLVQAFAWVRREVFAEAA; this is encoded by the coding sequence ATGAGGGAATACATCGAAAAAGCGATGACATTCGCCGAATATGAAATACTGATCGACGGCCTGCTTGCCGAGGGCAAAACTACGGGTACGAATCAGTCAGAGGCGATGGTGAATTACGGAAGGCTAAACCGGCAGCGGATGCACCGTCTGGAAAAGACAGTCTTTCTCGACGAGGGAGTCCGTGAAGCCGTCAGGAAAGTGACGCGGCCGATGATCTGGCTGATCATTACCGAAGGCTGGTGCGGCGATGCGGCGCAAAATATTCCCGCGATCGAGAAAATTGCGGCTGAAAACGATAAAATTAGGACGTTATATATCTTGCGTGATGAGAACCTCGACCTGATGGATAGTTTCCTGACGAACGGAGCACGTTCAATACCGAAGCTCGCCATGTTAGATGCCGACACACTTGAAGTGCTCGGCTCGTGGGGAGCACGGCCAGCGCCGGCTCAGACCTTATTTGAAGAAATGAAAGCTAACAGAACCGAAAAGGCCGTTATTTTGGAAGAGATGCAGCGTTGGTACAATTTTGACAAAACGCGGTCTCTGCAGCATGAATTTGCGAAGCTTGTTCAAGCTTTCGCCTGGGTTCGGCGAGAGGTATTTGCAGAAGCGGCATAA
- a CDS encoding YceI family protein, which translates to MKTISLAILSIALFMSACADPAANKPKATTTAPAAAPASNAPLLTDMGNAEVLAGFKVTGTELTIAPETSKVEFTGSKVTGKHDGGFKSFKGVIDLVDGKAEKSRVAFEIEMASLFSDSEGLTKHLQTGDFFEIEKFPKASFISTGIAPPPGGNGNYTVTGELVMRGVKKSITFPATIDVKGDEANVKAEFSINRKDFGIVYAGKADDLIRDDVVLRLDLKGTKKK; encoded by the coding sequence ATGAAAACTATTTCTTTAGCGATCCTATCGATCGCACTGTTCATGTCCGCCTGCGCAGATCCGGCGGCGAACAAGCCGAAGGCGACGACCACCGCACCTGCTGCGGCTCCGGCATCAAATGCCCCGCTTTTGACCGACATGGGAAATGCGGAGGTGCTCGCCGGGTTTAAGGTAACGGGAACTGAGCTCACGATCGCACCGGAAACATCGAAGGTAGAATTTACCGGCTCGAAGGTTACGGGTAAACACGATGGCGGCTTCAAATCGTTCAAAGGCGTGATCGATCTGGTCGACGGAAAGGCGGAAAAGAGCCGCGTCGCTTTTGAGATCGAAATGGCATCGTTGTTTTCTGATTCCGAAGGGCTGACCAAGCACCTTCAGACGGGTGACTTTTTTGAGATCGAGAAGTTTCCAAAAGCATCGTTCATCTCTACTGGGATCGCACCTCCACCGGGCGGAAATGGCAACTACACCGTGACCGGAGAACTTGTCATGCGAGGCGTGAAAAAATCCATCACCTTTCCAGCCACGATCGATGTCAAGGGAGACGAGGCTAATGTAAAGGCTGAGTTCTCGATCAATCGTAAGGATTTCGGCATCGTTTACGCGGGCAAGGCTGACGATCTGATCCGCGATGACGTGGTGCTCAGACTCGATCTAAAAGGCACGAAGAAGAAATGA
- a CDS encoding NAD(P)-dependent alcohol dehydrogenase encodes MRAFEIQEFGVDKLVLTTRKTPEPGPNEVLVRLRAASLNYRDFMVVTGTYNPRMKFPAVPLSDGAGEVVALGDGVTKWKVGDRVMPLFAQQWFDGETSEEKRRSSLGAGSQWDGVLREYGAFNEESVVKIPVHLSFEEASTLPCAAVTAWNALTVSGNVKAGDTVLTLGTGGVSIFAVQIAKLFGARVIATSGSDEKITKLKELGANETINYRTCEDWDAAVLELTGKKGVDHVIEVGGGDTLGRSLTSVRLGGHVAMIGALSGPAGFNPISVFMKAVRLQGIFVGSRKMLEDLNKAIEVNQLRPVVDRVFGFEDAREALKYMESGSHFGKIVIKIGDQ; translated from the coding sequence ATGAGAGCATTCGAAATACAAGAGTTCGGTGTCGACAAGCTGGTTTTGACGACACGCAAAACGCCGGAGCCGGGACCGAATGAGGTACTGGTTCGGCTTCGTGCGGCTTCGCTGAATTATCGCGACTTCATGGTTGTGACAGGCACGTACAATCCGCGGATGAAGTTTCCGGCAGTGCCTCTTTCTGACGGGGCCGGCGAAGTCGTCGCTCTCGGTGATGGGGTTACGAAATGGAAAGTCGGCGACCGCGTGATGCCTTTATTCGCCCAGCAGTGGTTCGACGGCGAAACAAGTGAAGAGAAGCGGCGTTCGTCCCTTGGGGCGGGTTCACAATGGGATGGCGTGCTGCGCGAATATGGAGCATTCAACGAAGAATCGGTGGTCAAAATACCCGTTCATCTTTCCTTCGAAGAAGCTTCGACATTGCCGTGTGCTGCAGTCACAGCGTGGAACGCACTGACAGTTTCCGGCAATGTTAAGGCTGGTGATACAGTTCTGACGCTTGGTACGGGTGGCGTTTCGATCTTTGCGGTCCAGATCGCCAAGCTGTTTGGGGCCCGCGTTATCGCGACCTCGGGAAGTGACGAGAAGATCACGAAACTAAAAGAGTTAGGAGCGAACGAAACGATCAACTACAGAACCTGTGAAGATTGGGATGCGGCCGTGCTGGAATTGACGGGCAAGAAAGGTGTCGATCATGTGATCGAGGTTGGCGGCGGAGACACGCTCGGCAGGTCGCTGACATCGGTGCGTCTCGGCGGCCACGTTGCCATGATCGGAGCTTTATCGGGACCTGCGGGCTTTAATCCGATAAGCGTGTTTATGAAGGCGGTCCGACTACAGGGGATCTTTGTTGGCTCGCGTAAAATGCTCGAAGATCTAAATAAGGCTATCGAGGTAAACCAGCTGCGGCCAGTGGTAGATCGTGTTTTTGGATTCGAAGATGCACGTGAAGCTCTAAAATACATGGAAAGCGGCTCGCATTTTGGAAAGATCGTTATAAAAATAGGAGATCAATGA
- a CDS encoding redoxin domain-containing protein yields the protein MANKLYDIPVSEIDGTETTLAEFEGKVLLLVNVASKCGLTPQYAGIEKLYKEYKDQGFEVLGFPANNFLAQEPGTSEEIQDFCQTNYDVTFPLFQKISVKGEDQHPLYSYLTAEKGEADIANGSAFEERLASIGQPRAKSSDILWNFEKFMIGKDGSIAARIAPDVTAEDERVVAALKAELAK from the coding sequence ATGGCAAACAAACTTTACGATATTCCGGTTAGCGAGATCGATGGAACAGAAACGACGCTGGCCGAATTCGAAGGAAAGGTGCTTCTGCTGGTAAATGTTGCGTCAAAATGCGGCTTGACGCCGCAATACGCGGGTATCGAGAAGCTCTATAAGGAATACAAAGATCAGGGGTTTGAGGTACTCGGATTTCCGGCGAACAATTTCCTGGCTCAGGAGCCCGGAACCAGCGAAGAGATCCAGGATTTTTGCCAGACGAATTACGACGTGACATTCCCGCTATTTCAAAAGATATCGGTCAAAGGCGAAGATCAGCATCCGTTGTACAGCTATTTGACGGCGGAAAAAGGTGAGGCTGACATTGCAAACGGATCGGCGTTCGAGGAAAGGCTCGCGAGTATCGGCCAGCCGCGTGCCAAATCGAGCGACATTTTGTGGAATTTTGAGAAATTCATGATCGGCAAGGATGGCAGCATCGCGGCCCGGATCGCCCCTGATGTGACGGCAGAAGACGAACGCGTGGTCGCGGCATTAAAAGCTGAACTTGCGAAATAA
- a CDS encoding NAD(P)-binding domain-containing protein produces MKIGIIGAGNIGSNAAKLFVKAGHQVAISNSRGGDSLNDLVEELGDNAESASVEAAIEFGDVIFISIPLGKYQTLPTNGFEGKIVIDSNNYYPDRDGIIPELENGSTTSSELLVNHLPGASVVKAFNTIWFEHLKTKGNTDLPLSERRAIFIAGDDSEAKEIVSRLIEGIGFAAVDTGFLAEGGKLQQPGSAIYNKDITAQEAADLIGYEAFGK; encoded by the coding sequence ATGAAAATAGGAATAATCGGAGCAGGTAACATTGGTTCAAACGCAGCCAAGCTATTTGTAAAAGCGGGGCATCAGGTCGCGATCAGCAATTCGCGGGGAGGCGATTCGCTCAACGATCTGGTTGAAGAACTGGGCGACAATGCCGAAAGCGCAAGCGTTGAGGCAGCGATCGAATTTGGCGATGTTATTTTCATCTCTATCCCACTCGGTAAGTATCAAACTCTGCCGACGAATGGATTTGAGGGAAAGATCGTCATTGATTCGAATAATTACTATCCGGACCGCGATGGTATCATCCCGGAACTTGAAAACGGATCGACCACTTCGAGTGAGCTTCTCGTAAATCATCTTCCCGGTGCAAGCGTTGTTAAAGCCTTCAATACAATATGGTTCGAGCATCTGAAGACGAAGGGCAATACCGATCTGCCGCTAAGCGAGCGTCGGGCGATCTTCATCGCAGGCGATGATTCGGAGGCCAAGGAGATCGTGTCGAGATTGATCGAGGGCATCGGTTTCGCGGCGGTGGATACCGGATTTCTTGCCGAAGGCGGCAAATTACAGCAGCCTGGTTCAGCCATCTATAACAAGGATATTACTGCCCAGGAAGCTGCGGATCTCATTGGATATGAGGCGTTTGGCAAGTAG
- a CDS encoding NADH:flavin oxidoreductase/NADH oxidase → MSKLFTEYKVRGTTFRNRLWVSPMCQYSSVDGLPTDWHLVHLGSRAAGGAGAVIVEATAVSPEGRISPSDSGIWSDVHAEEFVRITRFIKDQGSVPGIQIAHAGRKASTAAPWNGGKKVDIVDGGWEVVAPSAIAFDDDYPMPREMDAADIEKVIDDFVSAAKRSVNAGFEVIELHAAHGYLLHEFLSPLSNRRTDEYGGDLAGRMKLPLAVAEAVREAVPEHIPIFVRISATDWAEGGWDLEQSIEFSKKLKAIGIDLIDCSSGGLVSNAKIPVEPNYQVPFAEAIRREAKIATAAVGMITEPQQAEAILKAGQADAIMVARQFLREPYMAFRAAQELGASVDVPRQYGRAIDLR, encoded by the coding sequence ATGAGCAAGCTATTTACTGAATATAAGGTTCGGGGGACTACGTTTCGCAACCGGCTTTGGGTTTCGCCGATGTGTCAGTACTCGAGTGTAGACGGATTGCCGACGGATTGGCATCTGGTGCATCTCGGCAGCCGCGCGGCTGGCGGTGCGGGAGCGGTGATCGTTGAGGCGACCGCTGTCTCGCCCGAGGGGCGGATCTCGCCGAGCGACTCTGGAATTTGGTCGGACGTACATGCCGAAGAGTTTGTACGCATCACGAGATTCATCAAGGATCAGGGAAGCGTGCCGGGAATCCAGATCGCCCACGCCGGTCGTAAGGCCTCGACCGCGGCTCCGTGGAATGGCGGGAAGAAGGTTGATATCGTCGATGGCGGATGGGAGGTAGTTGCTCCGAGTGCGATCGCGTTTGATGATGATTATCCGATGCCGCGTGAGATGGACGCAGCAGATATCGAAAAGGTTATTGACGATTTCGTGTCGGCGGCAAAACGTTCGGTGAATGCAGGGTTTGAGGTGATAGAACTACACGCCGCTCACGGCTATTTGCTCCACGAATTTCTATCGCCGCTTTCAAACAGGCGTACGGACGAATACGGCGGAGATCTTGCGGGCCGGATGAAGCTGCCGCTTGCGGTCGCTGAGGCGGTTCGCGAAGCGGTGCCTGAGCATATCCCTATATTTGTCCGCATCTCTGCGACCGACTGGGCCGAGGGAGGTTGGGATCTTGAGCAGTCGATCGAGTTTTCGAAAAAGCTGAAAGCTATCGGTATCGATCTGATCGATTGTTCGAGCGGCGGATTGGTCTCAAACGCTAAGATTCCGGTGGAACCGAATTATCAGGTTCCATTTGCCGAAGCGATACGCCGTGAGGCTAAGATCGCGACCGCTGCGGTCGGTATGATCACGGAACCGCAGCAGGCTGAGGCGATCCTTAAGGCCGGACAAGCAGATGCGATCATGGTCGCACGGCAGTTCCTGCGAGAGCCGTATATGGCGTTTCGAGCAGCTCAGGAATTAGGAGCGAGCGTCGATGTGCCGAGGCAATATGGCCGTGCTATAGATCTGAGGTAG
- a CDS encoding LLM class flavin-dependent oxidoreductase produces MSRLSDIPFSVLDLSPVAEGSTVADALRNSLDLAQHAERLEYKRFWVAEHHSMPGIASAATSVVIGHVGAGTRSIRIGSGGIMLSNHAPIVIAEQFGTLDALFPGRVDLGLGRAPGSDGSTMRALRRRLDAADDFPEQLQELRYFLKTPVAGQKVQAVPGSGADLQIWLLGSSDFNARLAGQLGLPFSFAAHFSPDNTLPALEIYRHNFRPSEVLDEPLAMVAVNVFAAETDSKAQKLATSQHQSFLNLIRGTPGKIQPPVDDMDEIWCPAEKALVQARLGGSIIGGPETVRLGLEKLLGETEADELIVNAMTFDHAARIRSYEIIADIIRADAAELSSNAAIG; encoded by the coding sequence ATGAGCAGGTTGTCAGACATTCCGTTTTCGGTTTTAGACCTATCGCCCGTGGCTGAAGGCTCGACGGTGGCTGATGCATTGCGGAATTCGTTGGATCTTGCACAACACGCTGAGCGGCTCGAGTACAAGCGTTTTTGGGTAGCTGAGCATCACTCAATGCCCGGAATCGCGAGTGCGGCAACGTCGGTTGTGATCGGACACGTTGGTGCGGGAACGAGATCGATACGCATCGGGTCGGGCGGGATCATGTTATCAAATCACGCTCCGATCGTGATCGCGGAACAGTTTGGAACACTCGATGCGTTGTTTCCGGGACGGGTCGATCTGGGGCTCGGGCGGGCACCGGGATCGGACGGATCGACGATGCGGGCACTTCGACGAAGGCTCGATGCGGCGGATGATTTTCCGGAGCAATTGCAGGAGTTGCGGTACTTTCTAAAAACTCCGGTCGCGGGGCAAAAGGTTCAGGCAGTTCCGGGCTCCGGCGCGGATCTGCAGATATGGCTGCTCGGGTCGAGCGATTTTAACGCGCGGCTGGCTGGGCAGTTGGGATTGCCGTTCAGCTTTGCGGCTCATTTTTCGCCGGACAATACCCTTCCGGCTTTGGAGATATATCGGCATAATTTCCGGCCATCCGAGGTTCTGGATGAGCCGCTCGCTATGGTGGCGGTCAACGTTTTTGCCGCCGAAACCGATAGCAAGGCGCAAAAACTCGCGACCTCGCAGCATCAGTCGTTCCTGAATCTGATTCGCGGCACGCCGGGAAAGATACAGCCGCCGGTTGATGACATGGATGAGATCTGGTGTCCGGCTGAAAAGGCGTTAGTACAGGCGAGGCTCGGCGGATCGATAATCGGTGGGCCTGAGACTGTTAGGCTTGGCCTTGAAAAGCTTCTGGGGGAAACGGAGGCGGATGAATTGATCGTAAACGCTATGACTTTCGACCACGCGGCTCGGATCCGATCGTATGAGATCATCGCGGATATCATTAGAGCCGATGCCGCCGAACTATCGTCAAACGCGGCTATCGGATAA
- a CDS encoding OsmC family peroxiredoxin, which yields MADRKANASWTGSLTEGNGTVALGSGSFEGSFSFGTRFGEDPGTNPEELLGASLAGCYAMALNATLEKGGTPASSVKSEAVVHLGKDDSGFVIKGIDLSVEAAVEGLDDAAFQAVAETVSKACPISKALAATKITLHAKLV from the coding sequence ATGGCAGATAGAAAAGCAAATGCGAGCTGGACAGGTTCGTTAACTGAAGGAAACGGCACTGTGGCCCTTGGTAGCGGTTCGTTTGAAGGCTCGTTCTCATTCGGAACGCGTTTTGGCGAGGACCCGGGTACAAACCCGGAGGAACTATTAGGTGCTTCGCTCGCGGGGTGCTATGCAATGGCACTTAACGCAACCCTTGAAAAGGGAGGCACGCCGGCGTCGAGCGTCAAGTCAGAAGCGGTCGTGCATTTGGGCAAGGACGATTCCGGGTTTGTGATCAAAGGCATCGACCTGAGCGTCGAGGCGGCGGTCGAGGGATTGGACGATGCGGCATTTCAGGCAGTCGCTGAAACGGTGAGCAAGGCGTGCCCGATCAGCAAGGCACTCGCGGCCACCAAGATCACGCTGCATGCGAAATTGGTATAA
- the trxA gene encoding thioredoxin: MAHFANEITDTNFEKDVLGSDKPVLVDFWAEWCGPCRMIAPTVEAVAEEYQGKAGVYKMNVDENMNVPQQYGIRGIPTLILFKGGQEQERIVGAVTREAITRVIEKYV, encoded by the coding sequence ATGGCACATTTTGCAAATGAAATAACAGATACAAATTTTGAGAAAGACGTTTTGGGCTCAGACAAGCCGGTGCTTGTTGATTTTTGGGCGGAATGGTGTGGCCCATGCCGCATGATCGCCCCGACGGTCGAGGCTGTCGCTGAGGAATATCAGGGAAAGGCTGGTGTTTATAAAATGAACGTCGATGAGAATATGAACGTTCCACAGCAGTACGGCATCCGCGGTATTCCGACGCTGATCCTTTTCAAGGGCGGCCAGGAGCAGGAGCGCATCGTCGGTGCAGTTACCAGGGAAGCGATCACGCGGGTGATCGAAAAATACGTCTAG
- a CDS encoding CHRD domain-containing protein — protein MKRNIILGVSCLVMVVVGTVFMSTAGSSQGRGLDVNAPSASTTLVISQAYGGGGGTGTYLFDYVEIKNISSTDQSLNGLTLMYGSATGQFMSSPTNGFALPDATIAPGKYYLVQTSSAGTSGANLPVTPDATTTNMSMSGTNGKVALVTSALAANTCGATATPCTLPQAGIIDLVSWGTANNAEGNSSTNGGASLTSTQGNVRKGNGCTDTDNNNNDFDIVTAPVPRNAATTAITCGSGGATPTPTPAPTATPTPAPTPSPTATPAGSPRFLFTARMSGANEVPAVTTNGTGFGRVVLNAAETQITASFYWEGLTSNTTAGHIHTGAAGATGPVTFDMTPPTGATRGSVVDKTFSITPAQVATLRAGGMYFNVHSANNTGGEIRGQILSTTTDAPLDFNGDGKTDFGVVRQTTGAGNTQIRWYNLLNNAAATEVQTDFGVVTDYITPGDFDGDGKDDIAIWRPQTDNSFFYILQSSTNTLRTVRFGMPNDDPFLIADYDGDGVDDPAIFRKGGTDGSQSFFWWYGSFGTTKNVQVVVPWGVGADVAAPGDYNGDGKADFCVFRGIGTPARGLFFIHYGTGLFDATSPNDTVTRFGLPTDAIVPGDYDGDGKTDLALTRVEGAALAWYYQPSSNPTITIRTGWGRAATDIEVQGDYDGDGKTDQSIWRSSTGNPSIYYVLRSSDGSVQYQFWGLFGDQPAAQDSHL, from the coding sequence ATGAAGAGAAATATTATTTTGGGCGTTTCGTGTTTAGTCATGGTCGTCGTTGGCACAGTTTTCATGTCCACGGCCGGCAGCTCGCAGGGGAGAGGCCTTGATGTGAACGCACCGAGTGCATCCACGACTTTGGTAATCAGCCAGGCATATGGCGGCGGTGGCGGCACCGGCACCTATTTATTTGACTACGTTGAAATTAAGAATATTTCATCAACTGATCAGTCTTTGAACGGGTTAACTCTTATGTACGGGTCGGCAACCGGACAGTTCATGAGTTCGCCCACGAATGGTTTTGCACTTCCAGATGCGACTATCGCACCTGGCAAATACTACCTGGTTCAGACTAGCTCAGCCGGAACATCCGGTGCCAATCTTCCTGTAACCCCTGATGCGACCACGACCAACATGAGTATGTCAGGAACTAACGGTAAGGTTGCTCTGGTAACTTCGGCCCTTGCAGCGAATACTTGCGGAGCAACGGCAACCCCATGTACGCTACCTCAAGCCGGCATCATCGATCTTGTCTCATGGGGCACGGCCAACAACGCAGAAGGCAATTCATCCACAAACGGTGGTGCTTCTCTGACTTCAACTCAAGGTAACGTCCGGAAGGGGAACGGCTGCACCGACACAGATAACAACAACAATGACTTCGATATCGTGACGGCTCCGGTGCCGAGAAATGCGGCGACGACCGCAATTACTTGCGGTTCTGGCGGTGCAACCCCGACTCCAACTCCGGCCCCGACCGCGACACCAACACCGGCACCAACCCCTTCGCCGACGGCAACTCCGGCTGGTTCGCCTAGATTTTTGTTTACGGCTCGCATGAGCGGTGCTAATGAGGTTCCGGCTGTGACTACAAACGGCACTGGTTTCGGACGCGTCGTGCTCAATGCGGCGGAGACACAGATCACCGCTTCGTTTTATTGGGAAGGCCTGACGAGCAACACGACTGCGGGCCACATTCACACAGGAGCCGCCGGTGCAACCGGCCCTGTAACATTCGACATGACGCCGCCAACTGGAGCGACACGTGGTTCGGTCGTAGATAAAACCTTCTCGATCACTCCTGCTCAGGTTGCAACTCTTAGGGCGGGAGGAATGTACTTCAATGTCCACTCGGCGAATAACACCGGTGGCGAGATCAGAGGGCAAATCCTATCCACTACAACCGACGCTCCGCTCGATTTCAACGGCGACGGTAAAACGGATTTCGGTGTCGTTCGCCAAACGACCGGTGCAGGCAATACCCAGATTCGCTGGTACAACCTGCTTAACAACGCAGCCGCAACCGAGGTGCAGACCGACTTCGGTGTTGTCACTGATTACATCACGCCGGGCGACTTTGACGGCGACGGTAAGGATGACATCGCTATATGGCGTCCACAGACGGACAACTCGTTCTTCTACATCCTCCAGAGCTCAACTAACACTCTTCGCACGGTTCGCTTCGGTATGCCGAACGACGATCCGTTCCTCATCGCCGACTACGACGGTGATGGCGTGGATGACCCTGCGATCTTCAGAAAGGGCGGAACAGACGGCTCCCAGAGCTTCTTCTGGTGGTACGGTAGCTTCGGCACGACCAAGAACGTTCAGGTTGTTGTGCCTTGGGGCGTTGGCGCTGACGTTGCCGCTCCTGGTGACTACAACGGCGACGGCAAGGCTGATTTCTGTGTCTTCCGGGGAATCGGAACACCCGCACGCGGCCTCTTCTTCATCCACTATGGAACCGGACTGTTCGACGCGACCAGCCCTAATGACACCGTGACTCGTTTCGGCCTGCCGACTGACGCGATCGTTCCGGGGGACTATGACGGCGACGGCAAGACTGACCTCGCTTTGACCCGCGTTGAAGGAGCGGCCCTCGCATGGTATTACCAACCGAGTTCAAACCCGACGATTACTATCCGTACGGGTTGGGGACGTGCTGCTACCGATATCGAAGTTCAGGGTGACTACGACGGCGACGGCAAGACTGACCAGTCCATCTGGCGCAGTTCTACCGGTAACCCAAGCATCTACTACGTCCTTCGATCAAGCGACGGAAGCGTTCAATATCAATTCTGGGGACTCTTCGGCGACCAGCCGGCGGCTCAGGATTCACACTTATAA